Proteins found in one Haloferax litoreum genomic segment:
- a CDS encoding monovalent cation/H+ antiporter complex subunit F, whose protein sequence is MADPAYLAVVDTVLYGALVLAAGLTLLVSYRVIRGPTVPDRVVALDTIATNVVAIAALYAIWTQQGYFVGVSLVLAIIGFISTITVARYVTEGDIIE, encoded by the coding sequence ATGGCTGACCCAGCGTACCTCGCGGTGGTTGACACCGTTCTCTACGGTGCCCTCGTGCTCGCTGCGGGCCTGACGCTCCTCGTGAGCTATCGGGTCATCCGCGGCCCGACGGTCCCTGACCGCGTCGTCGCACTCGACACCATCGCGACGAACGTGGTCGCCATCGCCGCGCTGTACGCCATCTGGACCCAGCAAGGCTACTTCGTCGGCGTGAGCCTCGTGCTCGCCATCATCGGGTTCATCAGCACGATTACCGTGGCTCGCTACGTCACGGAGGGGGACATCATCGAATGA
- the mnhG gene encoding monovalent cation/H(+) antiporter subunit G, whose amino-acid sequence MTAESAAAVTVGPVRAALVISLTLVGSFFLLVGTIGLLRFPNVYNRMHATTKATTLGAASIALAGSVYFLPHGDGLMSLVTVAFLFLTAPTGAHMISQAAQRMGVPFVGGVRWPGTQNDVMADGDGETDD is encoded by the coding sequence ATGACCGCAGAGAGCGCGGCCGCAGTGACGGTCGGTCCCGTCCGCGCGGCCCTCGTCATCTCGTTGACGCTCGTCGGGAGTTTCTTCCTCCTCGTCGGGACCATCGGACTGCTGCGGTTCCCCAACGTCTACAATCGGATGCACGCCACGACGAAGGCGACCACCCTCGGCGCGGCGTCTATCGCCCTCGCCGGGTCGGTGTACTTCCTGCCGCACGGCGACGGGTTGATGTCGCTCGTGACGGTGGCGTTCTTGTTCCTCACCGCACCGACCGGCGCGCACATGATATCGCAGGCCGCCCAGCGGATGGGCGTCCCGTTCGTCGGCGGCGTCCGATGGCCAGGGACGCAAAACGACGTGATGGCGGATGGCGACGGCGAAACCGACGACTGA
- the coaBC gene encoding bifunctional phosphopantothenoylcysteine decarboxylase/phosphopantothenate--cysteine ligase CoaBC — translation MLEGVNVALGVTGSIAAVKVVELAHELRRQGASVRAVMTDAATGIIHPWAVEFATENDVVTEITGRVEHVELCGRDGWADVFLVAPTTANTVGKMAAAIDDSPVTTCATTALGAGVPVVVAPAMHEPMYDHPGVLEAIERVESWGVEFVDPRIEEGKAKIATEDAIVTGVAKAATEQTLAGKSVVVTSGSTTESIDPIRTLSNRASGRTGRAVARALAIRGADVTLVHDGDDVHYADVRQVESAAEMLAAVEEAAGDADALVSAAAISDFTVEAADQKIRSGEAITLDLEPAPKLIDTVRESYPDLTIVGFKAETSGDDEAMVEEARRIMDRVGLAFVVANDASVMGDETTRALVVRDGDTSEFVGSKVDLGGRVADELEKEL, via the coding sequence ATGCTGGAAGGTGTCAACGTCGCACTCGGGGTGACAGGGAGTATCGCGGCCGTGAAGGTCGTCGAGTTGGCGCACGAACTCCGCCGACAGGGAGCGTCCGTTCGCGCGGTGATGACCGACGCCGCGACGGGAATCATCCACCCGTGGGCAGTCGAGTTCGCCACCGAGAACGACGTGGTCACCGAGATAACGGGTCGCGTCGAACACGTCGAACTCTGTGGCCGCGACGGGTGGGCGGACGTGTTCCTCGTCGCACCGACGACGGCAAACACGGTCGGAAAGATGGCGGCCGCCATCGACGACTCGCCGGTCACGACGTGCGCGACGACGGCGCTCGGTGCCGGTGTTCCCGTCGTCGTCGCGCCCGCGATGCACGAACCGATGTACGACCACCCGGGCGTCTTGGAGGCCATCGAACGCGTCGAATCGTGGGGCGTCGAGTTCGTCGACCCTCGAATCGAGGAAGGCAAAGCCAAGATTGCCACCGAGGACGCCATCGTCACGGGCGTCGCGAAGGCCGCCACCGAGCAGACGCTGGCCGGCAAATCTGTCGTCGTCACGTCGGGGTCGACCACGGAGTCTATCGACCCCATTCGGACGCTCTCGAACCGCGCGTCGGGGCGGACGGGACGCGCCGTCGCTCGCGCCCTCGCGATTCGCGGCGCGGACGTGACGCTCGTCCACGACGGCGACGACGTTCACTACGCCGACGTGCGACAGGTCGAGTCCGCGGCGGAGATGCTCGCGGCGGTCGAGGAGGCGGCGGGAGATGCCGACGCGCTGGTCTCGGCGGCGGCCATCTCCGACTTCACCGTGGAGGCGGCCGACCAGAAGATTCGCTCCGGCGAGGCGATTACGCTGGACCTCGAACCTGCGCCAAAACTCATCGACACCGTCCGCGAGTCGTACCCGGACCTCACCATCGTCGGATTCAAAGCCGAGACGAGCGGCGACGACGAGGCGATGGTCGAAGAAGCACGCCGAATCATGGACCGCGTCGGTCTCGCATTCGTCGTCGCCAACGACGCCTCGGTCATGGGCGACGAGACGACGCGAGCACTCGTCGTCCGCGACGGCGACACGAGCGAGTTCGTCGGGTCGAAAGTCGACCTCGGCGGGCGCGTCGCCGACGAACTCGAAAAAGAACTGTAA
- a CDS encoding FAD-dependent oxidoreductase has translation MDETNPRDVLVVGGGVAGLTAATFLARAGLDTLVVNDGESIVRRNAHLENVPGFPAGVNSRLFTDLLGEQADRAGAETLTGRVVDVDVLGSDDDPLFRATVETDDGTDERTATRVVAASWSDSSYLEDTGVELRDAGSKTYVDVDELGRTAVPGIYAAGRLTEIYHQTVVAAGDAAEMAITLIHDSETPFYNDWVTPTGYFTDRGREVPPACEEIDEDEWERREAESREVMREFFGERHPEPQRTHPSLVDDELGRLDE, from the coding sequence ATGGACGAGACGAATCCGCGAGACGTGCTCGTCGTCGGCGGCGGCGTCGCTGGTCTCACCGCGGCGACGTTCCTCGCTCGCGCCGGCCTCGACACACTGGTCGTAAACGACGGCGAGTCTATTGTTCGACGCAATGCCCACCTCGAAAACGTACCGGGATTCCCCGCCGGAGTCAACAGTCGGTTATTCACCGACCTTCTCGGCGAACAGGCAGACCGTGCCGGTGCGGAGACGCTGACCGGTCGCGTCGTCGACGTGGACGTACTCGGTAGCGACGACGACCCGTTGTTCCGTGCAACGGTCGAAACCGACGACGGGACGGACGAACGCACGGCCACTCGTGTCGTCGCCGCCTCGTGGTCGGACTCCTCGTACCTCGAAGACACGGGTGTCGAGCTCCGCGACGCCGGGTCGAAGACCTACGTCGACGTGGACGAACTCGGACGGACGGCAGTCCCGGGTATCTACGCCGCCGGCCGACTCACCGAAATCTACCATCAGACCGTCGTCGCCGCGGGCGACGCCGCCGAGATGGCAATCACGCTGATTCACGACTCGGAGACACCGTTCTACAACGACTGGGTCACCCCGACCGGGTACTTCACTGACCGCGGACGCGAGGTACCGCCGGCGTGCGAAGAGATAGACGAAGACGAGTGGGAGCGTCGCGAGGCGGAGTCTCGGGAGGTCATGCGCGAGTTCTTCGGAGAACGCCATCCCGAACCCCAGCGGACCCATCCGAGCCTCGTCGACGACGAACTCGGGCGACTCGACGAGTAG
- a CDS encoding class I SAM-dependent methyltransferase, which produces MTNTERDYQGYTPMDYDADSEADEVYQKCLAYLLTHAPIERDDTVVDIGTGTGIVALELASKCDHVLGRDIYDEWLRYAREKAEQRSIENVSFDHGSFRDPNVEEPVDVVVASYALYMAYDEGGETELRAAIDGLAALNPRWLVVADKIRFGPTQTPTDYETLPSMGTIATLLADAGFTLTDVEIITESAGVLVATR; this is translated from the coding sequence ATGACCAACACGGAACGTGACTATCAGGGCTACACCCCGATGGACTACGATGCAGACAGCGAGGCTGACGAGGTGTACCAGAAGTGTCTGGCGTATCTTCTCACGCACGCCCCAATCGAGCGCGATGATACTGTGGTCGATATCGGTACGGGCACAGGTATCGTCGCCCTCGAACTCGCGTCGAAGTGCGACCACGTGTTAGGGCGGGATATCTACGACGAGTGGCTCCGGTACGCCCGTGAGAAAGCCGAGCAACGGAGTATCGAGAACGTCTCGTTCGACCACGGTTCGTTTCGTGACCCGAACGTCGAGGAACCGGTGGACGTCGTCGTCGCGAGCTACGCACTGTACATGGCCTACGACGAGGGAGGCGAGACCGAATTGCGCGCAGCCATCGACGGACTTGCAGCGTTGAATCCGCGTTGGTTGGTCGTGGCCGACAAGATACGCTTCGGGCCGACGCAGACCCCGACCGATTACGAAACACTGCCATCGATGGGGACCATCGCCACGCTCCTCGCAGATGCAGGCTTCACGCTCACCGACGTCGAAATCATCACTGAGTCGGCCGGTGTCCTCGTCGCCACCCGATAG
- a CDS encoding DUF7551 domain-containing protein, which translates to MVGGTLRDIRAEVRSLSCPDGDYEVLCGRSGTAPSATSGLSFPDRHAAGEAAELASEYRSVLRRYDPAAPYCDPLVHEASSSQIPPLATDAGDRRTRFTSFCHDVAGAVFESLSESGHREVESAAMETYLTLAEVVGDEDDYCLTMVWSLMSEMDVRLSADEQTAVVEQAASVFASERTPNPVGATLRNLESVGFLDGYTVRPLTGGESARSTAGEAARRWEVTFGDYALAERTGRIPTLPIAVDLLTRTPTRCVEFIDGEALSDARWRLRLQVSPEIPSDGLVSVDVAENRWLHDSGVTPSQENRE; encoded by the coding sequence ATGGTGGGGGGAACGCTGCGGGACATCAGGGCAGAGGTTCGGTCGCTGTCCTGTCCCGATGGCGACTACGAAGTCCTGTGTGGGCGCAGTGGAACTGCGCCGTCGGCAACATCCGGCCTGTCGTTTCCGGACCGACACGCCGCTGGAGAGGCTGCCGAACTCGCGAGCGAGTATCGCTCTGTGCTTCGACGATACGACCCGGCGGCACCGTACTGCGACCCACTCGTCCACGAGGCGTCGTCGAGTCAGATACCGCCGCTCGCGACGGACGCTGGCGACCGGCGGACGAGGTTCACCTCGTTTTGCCACGACGTCGCCGGTGCGGTGTTCGAGTCACTCTCCGAGTCTGGTCACCGGGAAGTCGAGTCCGCCGCGATGGAGACGTATCTCACGCTGGCCGAAGTCGTCGGCGACGAAGACGACTACTGTCTCACGATGGTGTGGAGTCTAATGAGTGAGATGGACGTGCGACTGTCGGCAGACGAACAGACGGCCGTCGTCGAGCAGGCCGCTTCGGTGTTCGCCTCGGAGCGAACCCCGAATCCGGTCGGAGCGACGCTTCGAAACCTCGAATCCGTCGGGTTCCTCGACGGGTACACAGTTCGACCCCTCACCGGCGGCGAGAGTGCGAGAAGTACCGCCGGCGAGGCGGCCCGACGCTGGGAGGTCACCTTCGGCGACTACGCCCTCGCAGAGCGAACGGGTCGGATTCCGACGCTCCCTATCGCCGTCGACCTGCTCACACGGACGCCCACCCGGTGTGTCGAATTCATCGACGGTGAAGCGCTGTCTGACGCCCGGTGGCGTCTCCGTCTCCAGGTTTCTCCAGAGATTCCGTCGGACGGACTCGTCAGTGTCGACGTCGCGGAGAACCGCTGGCTCCACGATTCCGGTGTGACACCAAGCCAGGAGAACAGGGAGTAG
- a CDS encoding type II toxin-antitoxin system RatA family toxin, translated as MDEIAVSTVVYLPPEDIYEFLVDFPRYANYSKHLREVRKSGDGSPGTRYALRFSWWKLTYTAESRVTDVTPPTRIDWNITKDIHAVGRWRIEELDELPADAPSGAETASRVFFEVEYDPDTVSAGDIDLPRFVSLGWVIDKLKPVLQTEAERIVERIVADIEGRPRQVEITIHTQHGN; from the coding sequence GTGGACGAGATAGCCGTCAGTACCGTCGTCTACCTGCCTCCCGAAGATATCTACGAGTTCCTCGTAGACTTCCCCCGGTACGCGAACTACTCGAAACACTTGCGAGAGGTTCGGAAGTCGGGCGACGGGTCGCCAGGAACCCGCTACGCGCTCCGGTTCTCGTGGTGGAAGCTCACGTACACCGCCGAGTCGAGGGTGACGGACGTTACGCCGCCGACGCGCATCGACTGGAACATCACGAAGGACATCCACGCCGTCGGACGCTGGCGTATCGAAGAACTCGACGAACTCCCGGCCGACGCACCGTCTGGGGCCGAGACGGCCTCTCGTGTCTTCTTCGAAGTCGAGTACGACCCCGACACCGTCTCTGCCGGTGATATCGACCTCCCCCGGTTCGTCTCGCTCGGGTGGGTCATCGACAAGCTGAAACCCGTCTTGCAGACCGAAGCAGAGCGCATCGTCGAGCGTATCGTCGCCGACATCGAGGGCCGCCCACGACAGGTCGAGATTACGATTCACACACAACATGGGAACTGA
- the trkA gene encoding Trk system potassium transporter TrkA, which translates to MRVIIVGAGQVGSSIAADLDATHEVVIVDCDPERVDELNYSLDVLAIRGDGTSVDTLEEAGIERADMVIASTDDDETNIVVCATAKAVSSAFTIARVKNTEYLRTWQHSEKAFGIDFMVCTNLLAAESIVRVVGLPAARDVDPFAGGEVQMAEFEVDDNSPVANQTVSEADRFDSLTFAAILRNGAVTIPRGDTIIRPGDRVVVIGSPQSVQGFATSISPDESPGTAEEVVIVGGSEIGYHVARLLEERGFKPRLLEQDPERARELAEQLPGTIVMESDATDIDFLEREYIGDADLLVSALDSDEKNLLVSLLAARLGVERTVAVIDTTPYVDLFEAVGVDVGVSPREVVAEEITRFTREGGAENVALIESDKAEVLEIEVDADSVLAGRPIRESVTSLPEGVVIGAITRQREFITPRGDTVIEPGDHVVVFADSSVVGDVAPKL; encoded by the coding sequence GTGCGCGTGATTATCGTCGGTGCCGGACAGGTCGGGTCGTCGATTGCGGCCGACCTGGACGCGACCCACGAAGTCGTCATCGTCGACTGCGACCCCGAGCGAGTGGACGAACTGAACTACTCGCTCGACGTGCTGGCGATTCGCGGGGACGGGACCTCCGTCGACACGCTCGAAGAAGCGGGCATCGAACGGGCCGACATGGTCATCGCCTCCACCGACGACGACGAGACGAACATCGTCGTGTGCGCGACGGCGAAGGCCGTCTCGTCGGCGTTCACCATCGCCCGCGTGAAGAACACCGAGTACCTCCGGACGTGGCAGCACTCCGAGAAGGCCTTCGGCATCGACTTCATGGTCTGTACGAACCTGCTCGCCGCAGAGTCAATCGTCCGCGTCGTCGGCCTCCCCGCCGCACGCGACGTTGACCCGTTCGCCGGCGGCGAAGTGCAGATGGCCGAGTTCGAAGTCGACGACAACAGTCCGGTCGCCAACCAGACGGTCAGCGAGGCTGACCGATTCGACTCGCTGACGTTCGCCGCGATTCTCCGCAACGGTGCCGTGACGATTCCCCGTGGTGACACCATCATCCGACCCGGTGACCGCGTCGTCGTCATCGGGAGTCCCCAGAGCGTCCAGGGGTTCGCAACGTCTATCTCACCAGACGAATCTCCGGGGACGGCCGAAGAAGTTGTCATCGTCGGCGGGAGCGAAATCGGCTACCACGTCGCTCGTCTCCTCGAAGAACGCGGGTTCAAACCGCGCCTCCTCGAACAGGACCCAGAGCGTGCTCGTGAACTCGCCGAGCAACTGCCCGGAACCATCGTCATGGAGAGCGACGCGACAGATATCGACTTCCTCGAACGCGAGTACATCGGCGACGCCGACTTACTCGTCTCCGCGCTCGACTCCGACGAGAAGAACCTGCTCGTCTCGCTTCTCGCGGCACGCCTCGGCGTCGAGCGAACTGTCGCCGTCATCGACACCACCCCGTACGTCGACCTGTTCGAAGCAGTCGGCGTCGACGTCGGCGTGAGTCCGCGCGAAGTTGTCGCTGAAGAGATTACGCGTTTCACCCGCGAGGGGGGCGCAGAGAACGTCGCACTCATCGAGTCCGACAAGGCGGAAGTCCTCGAAATCGAAGTCGATGCCGATAGCGTCCTCGCCGGACGACCGATTCGCGAGTCGGTGACGTCGCTCCCGGAAGGTGTCGTCATCGGTGCAATCACCCGCCAGCGTGAGTTCATCACGCCGCGCGGTGACACCGTCATCGAACCCGGCGACCACGTCGTCGTCTTCGCGGATAGTTCCGTCGTCGGCGACGTCGCCCCCAAACTGTAA
- a CDS encoding TrkH family potassium uptake protein codes for MKLRVDYKASLRLVGTVLKYLAVPLCFPLVVALYYGESVLPFVVTMAVTVLVGIGLERLADEPDIGAREGFLMVATTWFAVTLVGAIPFLIEAHGVPFVTSAIHPESTLGNPVNALFETMSGFTTTGATVLGDISFESHTRSIMMWRQLTQWLGGMGIVVLAVAILPELSVGGAQLMDAEAPGPGIEKLTPRIAETARALWGAYLGLTVLEIVLLYSLHVTGNAPNMDVYNAIAHGLTTMPTGGFSPEARSIEAFSAAAQWVIIPFMVAAGTNFALFWHVLTGEPKRLVRDTEFKSYLGIIGVISAILAAVLFLGDGLVSVAPAGETYDQFYLEGVRTALIGNVEPSLRQSIFQVVSIVTTTGYASMDFNAWSAPTQYGLLFAMFIGGSAGSTGGAIKIVRWYVILKSLRRELFTTAHPEAIRPVRLAGRAVDERAIRGIYAFTLLYLVLFFVSTGLLHLDAARIDLGLSVLESMSAVAATLGNVGPGFGIVGPMGSYLDFSNSSKLYMVILMWMGRLEILPVFVLFTPEYWRR; via the coding sequence ATGAAACTGCGCGTCGATTACAAAGCCAGCCTTCGTCTCGTGGGGACGGTCCTGAAGTATCTCGCAGTCCCCCTCTGTTTTCCCCTCGTCGTCGCGCTGTACTACGGTGAGTCGGTTCTCCCGTTCGTCGTCACGATGGCCGTCACGGTTCTCGTCGGCATCGGACTCGAACGTCTCGCCGACGAACCCGACATCGGCGCACGCGAAGGCTTCTTGATGGTCGCAACGACGTGGTTCGCGGTGACACTCGTCGGTGCGATTCCGTTCCTCATCGAGGCACACGGCGTTCCGTTCGTGACTTCGGCCATCCACCCGGAGTCGACGCTCGGCAACCCGGTCAACGCACTCTTCGAGACGATGAGTGGGTTCACGACGACTGGGGCGACAGTCCTCGGGGACATCTCGTTCGAGTCCCACACTCGCAGTATCATGATGTGGCGGCAACTCACACAGTGGCTCGGCGGGATGGGTATCGTCGTCCTCGCGGTGGCAATCCTCCCCGAACTCTCGGTGGGTGGGGCGCAACTGATGGACGCAGAGGCACCCGGCCCCGGTATCGAGAAACTCACGCCGCGCATCGCCGAGACGGCACGCGCACTCTGGGGTGCGTACCTCGGCCTCACCGTCCTCGAAATCGTCCTCCTCTACAGCCTCCACGTCACCGGCAACGCGCCGAACATGGACGTGTACAACGCCATCGCCCACGGCCTGACGACGATGCCAACGGGCGGGTTCTCACCCGAAGCACGGAGTATCGAGGCGTTCTCTGCGGCCGCACAGTGGGTCATCATCCCGTTCATGGTCGCTGCCGGGACCAACTTCGCCCTCTTCTGGCACGTGCTGACGGGCGAACCGAAGCGACTCGTCCGCGACACGGAGTTCAAGTCCTACCTCGGCATCATCGGTGTCATCTCGGCCATCCTCGCGGCAGTCCTCTTCCTCGGCGACGGACTCGTGTCGGTGGCTCCGGCGGGCGAGACGTACGACCAGTTCTACCTCGAAGGCGTTCGAACGGCGCTCATCGGCAACGTCGAACCGTCGCTTCGACAGTCGATATTCCAAGTCGTCTCTATCGTAACGACGACTGGCTACGCGAGCATGGACTTCAACGCGTGGAGCGCACCGACGCAGTACGGCCTGCTGTTCGCGATGTTCATCGGTGGGTCGGCCGGGTCGACTGGCGGGGCCATCAAAATCGTTCGCTGGTACGTCATCCTGAAATCGCTCCGCCGCGAGTTGTTCACGACTGCACACCCCGAGGCGATTCGCCCGGTCAGACTCGCTGGTCGCGCCGTCGACGAACGCGCCATCCGCGGTATCTACGCGTTCACGCTCCTGTACCTCGTGCTGTTCTTCGTCTCGACGGGCTTGCTCCACCTCGATGCGGCCCGTATCGACCTCGGACTGAGCGTGCTGGAGTCGATGAGTGCCGTCGCCGCGACACTCGGGAACGTCGGGCCGGGATTCGGTATCGTCGGACCCATGGGGAGTTATCTCGACTTCTCGAACAGTTCGAAACTGTACATGGTCATCCTGATGTGGATGGGTCGTCTCGAGATTCTCCCGGTGTTCGTCCTCTTCACCCCCGAGTATTGGCGGCGGTGA
- the trkA gene encoding Trk system potassium transporter TrkA produces the protein MRVVIVGAGEVGSNIAASLADSHDVVVVDVDPDRVEELNYSLDVLAIHGDGAAIETLEEADAGSADLLIASTDHDETNLATCGTSKVLGDAFTIARVKHVGFLRTWERSSGAFGVDFMVCSNLLTAEDIVQIIGLPAAVDVEWFANGLVQMAEFEIGPESHLVGQTVQEADQFDLLTFAAILRNGDVELPRGDSTLDAGDRIVVIGPPERVYQFATTASPNDAATDTENVFVVGGGEIGFQTARLLQERGIKPRLIEEDPDRAREVAETLSDTLVFQFDATDTEALERENFGAADTVVAALDSDQENLLVSLLAKRLGVNQTIAVVETGEYRDVFEAVGVDVAVNPRVVTAEEITRITREETTEKLTFIEDDRAEVIEVEVDEKSALAGEMIRESIPRLPKGVVVGAIAREQELVSPRGDTVIEVGDHVVLFVDERVAEEVTSSV, from the coding sequence GTGCGCGTAGTCATCGTCGGCGCGGGCGAAGTCGGGTCGAACATCGCAGCGAGTCTCGCCGATTCACACGACGTCGTCGTCGTCGATGTCGACCCCGACCGAGTCGAGGAGTTGAACTACTCACTCGACGTGCTGGCGATTCACGGCGACGGTGCCGCGATAGAGACCTTAGAAGAGGCCGACGCCGGGAGTGCCGACCTCCTCATCGCGAGCACCGACCACGACGAGACGAACCTTGCGACCTGCGGCACGTCCAAAGTACTCGGCGACGCGTTCACCATCGCTCGCGTCAAGCACGTTGGATTCCTCAGGACGTGGGAACGCTCGTCTGGGGCGTTCGGCGTCGACTTCATGGTCTGTTCGAACCTGCTCACGGCGGAGGACATCGTCCAGATTATCGGTCTCCCCGCGGCAGTGGACGTCGAGTGGTTCGCAAACGGCCTCGTGCAGATGGCCGAGTTCGAAATCGGCCCGGAGAGTCATCTCGTCGGGCAGACGGTCCAAGAGGCCGACCAGTTCGACCTGCTCACGTTCGCCGCGATTCTTCGGAACGGCGACGTAGAGTTACCGCGCGGAGACAGCACACTTGACGCCGGTGACCGTATCGTCGTCATCGGACCGCCCGAACGAGTCTACCAGTTCGCGACGACTGCGTCGCCGAACGACGCAGCGACCGACACAGAGAACGTCTTCGTCGTCGGCGGGGGGGAAATCGGCTTCCAGACAGCGCGATTACTCCAAGAACGCGGCATCAAACCGCGCCTCATCGAAGAAGACCCAGACCGCGCCCGCGAAGTCGCAGAGACGCTGTCGGACACACTCGTCTTCCAGTTCGATGCGACCGACACGGAGGCACTCGAACGAGAGAACTTCGGGGCCGCCGACACCGTCGTCGCGGCCCTCGACAGCGACCAAGAGAACCTCCTCGTCTCACTTCTCGCCAAACGACTCGGGGTCAATCAGACCATCGCCGTCGTCGAGACTGGCGAGTACCGCGACGTGTTCGAGGCCGTCGGCGTCGACGTGGCGGTGAACCCGCGCGTCGTGACCGCCGAAGAGATAACTCGAATCACGCGTGAGGAGACGACGGAGAAACTCACCTTCATCGAGGACGACCGGGCCGAAGTCATCGAAGTCGAAGTCGACGAGAAGAGTGCGCTCGCCGGTGAGATGATTCGGGAGTCGATTCCGCGGTTACCGAAAGGTGTCGTCGTGGGTGCCATCGCACGCGAGCAAGAACTCGTCTCCCCCCGCGGCGATACGGTCATCGAAGTCGGCGACCACGTCGTCCTCTTCGTCGACGAACGCGTCGCCGAAGAGGTTACCTCGTCGGTGTAA
- a CDS encoding TrkH family potassium uptake protein, with protein MNANFKTYVDYRTSLGFLGSVIKYMALPPLLPIAVALYYGESPVPFVVTMAVMVVVGVGLERLRSDPDLGHREAFLLVSLTWLAVPIVGSIPYLVAGQGTVATPVNALFESMSGFTTTGATVLGSISFDTHTRSIMMWRQVTQWLGGMGIIVLMVAILPELSVGGAQVIDQEAPGLSIEKLTPRIRDTARALWRIYIGFTIAAMVVYYGLHLAGLAPNMDFYNALAHALSTLPTGGFSPEARSVEAFSPAIQWAVVVFMVVAGTNFALFWYVLAGEPERLTKNAEFRSYLLMMGLVGGVLSVLLFTGLGLDVVPANVPTIPGDLEHAVRQAVFQTVAIVTTTGYASMDFNTWDQSAQVVLLLAMFLGGSAGSAAGSVKIIRWYLIQKAAVRELFTSVHPDAVRPVRLADDVVDESTIRGLFVFTMTFLAIFAVSTVLIYLDSLRIGLELSGIEAVGVAIATLGNIGPGVGIAGPMNNFLPFSNAAKLYMVFLMWIGRLEILSVLIILTPSYWRS; from the coding sequence ATGAACGCGAATTTCAAAACCTACGTCGATTACCGGACGAGTCTGGGGTTCCTCGGGTCGGTAATCAAGTACATGGCACTCCCGCCGTTGTTGCCGATTGCCGTCGCACTCTACTACGGCGAGAGTCCCGTCCCGTTCGTCGTCACGATGGCCGTCATGGTCGTCGTCGGGGTGGGCCTCGAACGTCTCCGGTCGGACCCGGACCTCGGGCACCGCGAAGCCTTTCTGTTGGTGAGTCTGACGTGGCTTGCGGTCCCCATCGTCGGGTCGATTCCGTACCTCGTCGCTGGGCAGGGAACCGTCGCCACACCGGTCAACGCACTCTTCGAGAGTATGAGCGGATTCACGACGACTGGGGCGACAGTCCTCGGTAGCATCTCGTTCGACACGCACACTCGGAGCATCATGATGTGGCGGCAGGTGACCCAGTGGCTCGGCGGGATGGGAATCATCGTTCTGATGGTCGCGATTCTTCCGGAACTCTCGGTCGGTGGTGCGCAGGTCATCGACCAGGAAGCGCCGGGGCTGTCGATAGAGAAACTCACCCCTCGGATTCGGGACACGGCCCGCGCACTCTGGCGAATCTACATCGGCTTCACCATCGCCGCCATGGTCGTCTACTACGGATTGCACCTCGCCGGTCTCGCACCAAACATGGACTTCTACAACGCACTCGCCCACGCCCTCTCGACGCTTCCGACGGGCGGGTTCTCGCCGGAAGCACGGAGCGTCGAAGCGTTCTCGCCCGCGATTCAGTGGGCCGTCGTCGTCTTCATGGTCGTCGCCGGAACCAACTTCGCCCTGTTTTGGTACGTCCTCGCCGGCGAACCCGAGCGCTTGACGAAGAACGCCGAGTTTCGGTCGTACCTCCTGATGATGGGTCTCGTGGGGGGCGTCCTCTCGGTCCTCCTCTTTACCGGCCTCGGTCTCGACGTGGTGCCGGCCAACGTCCCCACGATTCCGGGTGACCTCGAACACGCGGTCCGACAGGCCGTCTTCCAGACCGTCGCAATCGTGACGACGACTGGCTACGCGAGCATGGACTTCAACACGTGGGACCAGTCGGCACAGGTCGTTCTCCTCTTGGCGATGTTCCTCGGCGGGTCCGCCGGGTCTGCGGCCGGGTCGGTCAAGATAATTCGCTGGTACCTCATCCAGAAAGCGGCGGTCCGCGAGTTGTTCACGTCGGTCCACCCCGACGCGGTCCGTCCCGTTCGCCTCGCCGACGACGTCGTCGACGAGTCGACCATCCGCGGCCTGTTCGTCTTCACGATGACGTTCCTCGCCATCTTCGCCGTCTCGACGGTCCTCATCTACCTCGATAGCCTCCGAATCGGGCTCGAACTCTCCGGTATCGAGGCCGTCGGCGTCGCCATCGCGACGCTCGGAAACATCGGTCCCGGTGTCGGTATCGCCGGGCCGATGAACAACTTCCTCCCGTTCTCGAACGCGGCGAAGCTCTACATGGTCTTCTTGATGTGGATCGGTCGTCTGGAGATTCTGTCGGTCCTCATCATCCTCACGCCGTCGTACTGGCGCTCGTGA